Proteins from one Thiohalorhabdus sp. Cl-TMA genomic window:
- a CDS encoding DsrE family protein — MFRKLFALLLAGALAAPAAAVAESAQAPWGKASAKDIDYSRQEVVFDVAVDSVERLSSVLDRASYISKLNGANPFDTSVVLVLHGNEIPFFAIENFQKHKDLMKRANSLTMNGVIEFRMCEQAASFHGYKPGDIHGFVTLVPMAEAEIIRYQQKGYAYLKYK, encoded by the coding sequence ATGTTCCGGAAGCTGTTTGCGCTGTTGCTCGCGGGCGCCCTGGCCGCTCCGGCAGCGGCCGTCGCCGAGTCCGCCCAGGCGCCCTGGGGTAAGGCTTCGGCCAAGGACATTGACTACAGCCGGCAGGAGGTGGTGTTCGATGTGGCCGTGGACAGCGTCGAGCGCCTGAGCTCCGTGCTCGACCGCGCCAGCTACATCAGCAAGCTCAATGGCGCCAACCCCTTCGACACCTCGGTGGTGCTGGTCCTGCACGGCAACGAGATCCCGTTTTTCGCCATTGAGAATTTTCAAAAGCACAAGGACCTGATGAAAAGGGCGAACAGCCTGACCATGAACGGGGTCATTGAATTCCGCATGTGCGAGCAAGCGGCCAGCTTCCACGGTTACAAGCCCGGAGACATCCACGGCTTCGTTACGCTGGTGCCCATGGCCGAGGCGGAGATCATCCGCTATCAGCAGAAGGGCTACGCCTACCTCAAGTACAAGTGA